Below is a window of Desulfobacterales bacterium DNA.
GGCCTCACTTACTGAAGAAAGTGCTTTCTGTATGATTGAAAATAATAGAGGATCATCATTACGTACAGCAATAGACAGGTTCCAAGCTATATCAAATTTGCCTGTTACCTTAATATCCATCATCCCTGATCGTTGCATGGCATAACCAATGGATGCCATGGAGTCAATAAATCCGAATACTTCACCAGAACGGACTTTGTTAATACCCTCTTGAACATTCATGACTTCTATGATTGTAATGTCTGGGTATCGTTCTTTTAGTCTTTTCATGTAGGAAAAATCTTTTATACCTGCTAGTTTTTTATTTAAAATTTTTTTAATATCATCAATGAACAATTCATCAAATCGTGTGGCTATAACAATGGGCATTTGAATATAAGGCTCGGTAAAATTCATGTATTCTTTACGCTCCGGTATTTCTTGAGCTAATGAAAGGATGTCGCACTTGCGATTTTTTGCAAAATGAAGACTTTCTCCCCAGTTTTTGGTCGGAACAAGTTGAATTTTTGTACCGATTCGTTCTCTGATAATTTTTATAAAATCGGCGGCCATACCTTCATGTTGACGGTTCTCATTGATTTGTTCAAAAGGCATCCAATTTGGATCCACGCACATGCTTATTGGGTCTCTATTTTGAAGATATTGCTGTTCTTCCTGGGTTAATTCCAATTGAGTTCCTGATTCTTCTAATTTTTTTTTAACGATCCATTTTTCTTCCAAAGTCTGTAATTCGCCAGGGGCAATCGTTTTAAGTGCTTTGTTCATGATTTGTTGCAGAATAGGCCAGTCGTTGCGGATCAAATAGTGCAGATTGTGCTGGATATCCTGACTGTATTCCACAAAATCTCCTGAAATCTTGATCTTTTGAAACGGATATCGTTTGATAATATAGCTAGCTACAGCGTATAGTTCAACGGCGGCGTCTGCCTTTCCTTCGCTCACAGCCGAAAAAGCGTCAATGAGGTTGTCAACCATAAGTAAATTTACACGAGGATAGTGATCACGCATGTACTTTTCCATATTATAGCTTTTAGGAAGCGCCATGATTTTATTATGAAGCTGTGAGATATTTGTAATCTCAGGGGAGCCTTTATGGATAATAAATACGGTTTTATTTTCATAGAATGAGGATGTAGAAAGACCAAATTCGTCGCGGTAGGGCATATGAAAAACAACGTCGAGTTGTTTTTTTTTTAACATGTTTTCAATCTCGTTCCATTTATATCCGTTGACATATTCAATCTTGAGACCGATGCGCTTGGCCAGCATATTCATTAAATCTATTGAAAATCCCTGGGGTTGTCCACCAACGGTAAAATCAAAAGGAGGCCAGTACATTTCATTTGAAACACGTATTTTGGGGTTAGACGTTAGGAATGCTTTTTCTTCCTCTGTCAAGAGAATACTGGAATGCTGGATCGTTTCAAAATATCCGATAATTATACCTAACTCTTGTCCATCATGTTGAATCTGAGACGCAATGCTTTTTGTTGGCTTTGAAAAATTATCAGGAAAATTATTCTTGTGTAATACTTGAATGACTCTATTGTCATCTATCCAGAATGAATAAAATAATTCATTCTGGGTATATATTTGAAATGCTTTAAAATCAGTATAATTAAAATAGGTTTTTATATAGGTTATTATTAACGCTGCATCAATATCATACAGTGGTTTAGCGATAATATCTGAGATTTCTTTAAGTTTTTTCTCCATATCAACTTGGGTAATGTTTGCATCTAATGCTTGAGAGCTTTGATAATGTTCGGGCAACGTGGAGAGTTTTGTATTTTTTTGATTTTTTTCTGGGGAATAAATAAATCCATCCAGCAAATCTAAGGATTTTGTCAGACCAGAATTAATATATTTTTGGGCAATTCCTTGAATACGGTTTTCATCGATGGAGCAAATCATGTAAATATCCGGCATCATTAGCTGTTCGGTTTCATGGGCTTCAAATTTCAATGATGCTTGTGTTTTGCGTTTAGAGTAGTTATTGAGAATCAGATCTATGATTTCATCCTGATGCGCAAGGGCATATTGCCAACCGCGAATACTGGCCGCCACAAATTTTTCGGTTAGTTCTGGATTTTTTTCTACTTCTTTTTCAGAAGTAAACAGACAGTTACCAAAAAGATTGATGCCATAATTGGTGGGGTCTAAAATTGTATAAGACGCTCCTATTCTGTCCATTTCAAAGGGCTGATTGGTGATATAAGCTGTCATGGCATCTACACGGCCTTCTACAAGGTCTTTGACATCAAAGCTGTGGGGCACCCACTCAACGTCCATGTCAGGATGAAGACCATAGCGCTGAAGCATGAAATATATTTCAGCCATATTAACTTCGCCGGCGGTTCCCATGATTTTTTTACCTTTAAGCTGCAAGGGAGATCGTATCGATGGATTGGTCATCAACACTAAGGGAGAATACTTGTGGTCATTGGTCAGCATCACTACTGGTTTTCCATTAAGGCGTTCAAGAATTAGGCTGGAACTCCATATACCGTAATTGGCTCGACCTTCCAATACTTCGGTGACTGGATAAATGCCTGTCTCAAGCTCTTTTAACTCAACATCTATGCCTGCATCTCTATAAAATCCTTTTTCCTTGGCAGCAATATAACCAGCATATTCAAATTGATATTTCCAGTTTAGTTGCAGAATAACTTTTGTTAAAACCGACACCTTTGCAGTGGAAGATTGAACTGTAGGCTCAGCATTAGCATGAAGAAAAATCAAATGTATAATAAGAAGTAATAACAACAAATACCGCAATGATTTCATGATTATGTCTCTCGAAAGTAAGAATTTTTATTAACGTAAAAATATATTTTTAATGAATAATTCAACATCATTCCAAAAAAAATTTTCATCTATTGGAAAGTTATTATGTCCGCAATCATAGGTTATTAGTTTGCCATTTTTAGACGCTTCTGAAAGAATAATAGCATGTTCATAGGGAATTACTTCATCATTTTTTCCATGCATAATTAAAATTGGTTTATCATATTTTTCAACACATTTAAGATTATCAAAAGGATCCCTCACCATAACAGTCGGAACAAAATATTTTGAAGCTAATAGTTTTACATTAGCAAAGGTTGACATAAGTATAATTGCTGCTGAATTCCTTTTTTGAGCAAGAGAACATATTGCACCGCCTCCGAGTGATCTTCCAACTAAAATTATTTTAGATGTATCAACATCTTTTCTTTTACAAATAATATCATAAGCTTCAAGAAAAATTTTATCGATATTTTTTTTGGAAGGTGAGCTTTTTGAACGGCCATATCCAGGATATTCAACTAATAGAACACTTATACCCATTGAGTTAAACCGTTTTAGACTTTGGGGCCAAAAATCAATTAATTCTGCATTGCCATGGGCAAAAATAACTACAGGACAAGGTTTTTCTTTATTGTTATTTACAGGCATATACCAAGCTTCGGATTTTAAATTTCCTATATTTATTGGAATTATTTCATATTTTATTCCAATATTTAAATTTAAAGGAGGCTTTGGTATCAAGTGAACAGGAAAAAGAATCTTTCTCTGGTAAAAAAATAAAGACCCGCAATAAAACATATAGGGTATTAAAAGTAAAGCAAAAATTTTCATAATTTTAACCATATCGGAAATATATTTCGAACTCGTAGGCTAAATTTTAAATAGCCTACGAATTAATATTAAAAGTATATCAATTTATTTTCTCGTTTAAAATTCTAAAAATTCAATAACAAAAACTACCTTGTATGTATTTATAAGGGAATAGCCTGAAGATCCGTCATAAAGTTTTTTTACACTTGATCTATTGACTTGATTCATATCCGTATAAATAATTTCGTCAGTAACTTCATTATAACCAAATACTATAACATAATGATCAGCGTGTACTTCCGGATAAAAATCAGGTGAATATTTTAAACTAAGCATTACTGGATGTCCTTTTTTTAGCTTTTCAAGAACTTCATCACGCAAGATATTTTCGTAAGTTTTACCGTAAGAAGAATTACTTGTTTTTAAATTTGTCCAGATTGTATAGTTATAATCAAGCTCGTAGTAATTTAAAACATTAGCAATTTCGCTTGTTATTAATCCTTCTCCTTTTGAATGCTTTTTGCCTACTTTATTGATATCTTCAAGACTGACATTAACACCTTTAGCGTTCAAAATAGCCCATATACAGGTTTCAATGCAACTACCGGTATCATAAGGTAAATAGGAAGCAGGAGTAATTATATTAGGAATTATTTTATCAGACTCATGGGAATAATTATCCATAATTTCAAGGGGCATAATGCTAAATATTTTTCCGATTGTGGCCTTTATTGTAACATTTCCAGAAGAAGAACAAGCTGCAAGTTTAGCGATTCGGGAATAATCTTTAATTATTGCAAGATTAGTATCTAAAGACTCCCAATCCATATGCTCCGTTATTACCGCTTTGGATTTGTCGTTGAATTCTCCAACAGCAATTATTTTTAGTTCAGAACCTGTTTTTGCTTTTGATTCTCCTGGAACTGAAAGAATTGTTACGGCCTTGAGCAAAGGCTCTAAATTTTGAAAATTAATTCCGCTTTTTTCTTTTTTATCGACACGAATTTGTTTTATTTTGGGATAAAATCTATACCCGTCCTTTTCAGCCGTAATTTCATAATTGCCGGGCAGCACTTCATCAAAATAATATTCACCTTTATCATCTGTAACTGTTACTATTGAAACATCATCTTTTACTGCATTTAAACTAATTTTAACGCCCTCAACCCCAATTCCATTATCTGTTACAGTACCTTTAATTTTACATCCATTTAAAAAAAATAAAGATACCAATAAAAGTGTGAATAATAAGTAAAACTTTTTGAACATTTATTCCTCCATTTAACTAATTAATTGATTTATTTATCTTGCAATAATTTTATTGTCTTCACGTAGCATTTATGCAATAAGCTGTCAATATTTAGCTTTTAGCCGCTATAAAAGTTGAAGAAATTTATCAATAAATAAGGGAGTAATTTACGATGTTATGGACAAATCCTGATTGTTATCATTTTCAAAATCAAAAAACTTTTTATGAAGGTTGGTATGCTCGAGTGTCAATGCCAAAGCAAAAAGAAACTTTTACAATAATTTTTGGTTTAACTAATCCTTCAAATATAGACGGACAATTTAAAGGTCAAGGATATGTGATAGTGCTTAACGGGTCAGAAGCTAAACAGATTCATGAAGATTTTTCTTTATCTCAAGTTTCTGTAAAATTTGATGACATGGACGTCAGGATGGGAAAAACTGTATTTAAAAGAGATAATGTATATGGAGAAGTGAACAACGGCAAGGATATATGTTCATTTTCGTTAAATTTTGCCAAATGCTTTCCATGGGGAAAACGACCTTATTTTTCGCCTATGTCTTATTTAGTTCATTTTCCTTCAAAATTGATCGAAACAAGCTGGCATATTACTCATCTTAATTCAATAGTTTCAGGATACGTGAATTGGAAAGGAAGATTAATAAAATTCAATAATATGCAGGGCTATATGGAAAAAGTATGGGGAACAGTTTTTCCACAAGAATGGGTTTGGATGCAGGCAAATTCTTTTAGAGGAAGACCTAAGGCTGCATTTTCTGGATCAGGCGGAATTGTTCCGTTACCTTTTTTAAACTTAGGTATTAGAGCTTACATGACGGGATATTTCGACGGGAAAAAATTTTATGAATTTTCAACTCATCTTGGTTCATTAATAAAAGCAGAATATGAGCTTGGCAGATGGTATATAGATGCAAGAAAATTAGGGGAACGAATGGTTGTAAAAGCTCACTGCCCTTATAATTCAATAATGCCTCTTGCAGGGCCTACTGAGCATGGAGTTAGACCTGTAGCTTTTGAGTCCCTTACTGGAACCCTTGAAGTTTGTTTAATGACAAAAAAAGGTTTTATCTGGTCTGTATCGGATAAGGCTGTTTCGGATTTAGCTGGCGTTGAAGTTGGAGGAAAAAAATTTCAAAAAATATTGAATAAGGATAAATAACATGTCTGATAGCTGTCAATTACCCCGCCCACAAGGGCAGGGGTTTTCTCGCCTTTTTTCTATAAAGAACTTATTTGGTTTAAAACTATTTATTGGCTTATTTTTTGCTTAGATATTGCATTTATTTTTAAAATTAAATTTTCCAATTTTTTAAGGATATAATTATGGATACTTCTTTGGAAGTTTTAATAGTTGATGACTCTAATACAGTTAGAAAAGTTTTGAAAAAAATAATAGTTGAGATTGGATTTAAAAAAATAATTGACTGTGTAAATGGCCATGTAGCAATTCAAGAGCTTAAAAATAATAATATTGGAGTAATATTGTCTGACTGGAACATGCCTAAAGTAAACGGTCTTGAGCTTTTAAAGTTTGTCAGAGCTCATGAAGAATATAAAAAGATTCCTTTTATCATGCTTACAGCTGAAAGTTTAAAAAATAATCGTGATCAAGCCATAAAAGAAGGTGTGTCTGGTTTTATTTTAAAGCCTTTTAATAAGGCATTAATTTTAAATGAGCTTGAAAAAGTCTTTTCTAATCCTCTGACCATTACGCCACAAGAAGATACACATAAATCACATATAATTCCTATAAAAGAAAGTATAGGTATAGCTGCGTCAAAAAAAAGTGATTTAATAATTAGTTCCATTGATGCCATATCATCAATGATTGAAGGTCTAATTTCAAGCTTTAGTAAAGGCATTACTCCAATAATTTCTGAAAAGCTTCAATCCCTTAAAATTCAAATGAACAGGCTTGATGAAGTTATAAATAATTTAAATCAAAGCCTGACAAATACTAAAAAAGTTGAAAATAACCTGGCAAATGAAAACTCGGTTATTATAGTTGAAGACGAAATAACATCACGGGCATTACTTAAGATCGCCCTTAAAAAACTTGGTTTTCTTAATATTGACGAAGTAGAAAATGCTCGCATTGCTCTTGAAGTAATAACAAAAAAACCTTTTGACCTTGTTATTTCGGATATGCACATGCCTGAAATGACAGGTCTTGAGTTGCTCAGATTCATGAAAAACGACCCAATTCTTCAGTCTATTCCTTTTCTTTTAATTACAGTTGACAATGAGCCTGAAACAATAATAAATGCAACTATGTCAAAATTAGATGGTTATATTATTAAACCAATATCTTTTGAAAAGCTTAAGAGAAAACTTGAACAAATGGGCTTTACTACTATTTAAGTTTTTTTACATTAAAATTAAATTATTTAGGGGGAAAAATGCTAAAAACACATTTTGCCGGGAAAAAATTTTTAATAGTTTTATCCTTTGTTTTATCCATTCAATTTTTAATTTCTTTCCAAATAGCTAATGCAGGAAATGAGAAAAAGATAGCTCTTGTTATGAAAGCTCTTTCAAATCCATTTTTCTCAAAAATGGAAGAAGGTGCAAAGTTATACGCTAAACAAAATAATATTCCCCTTGAAGTATTTGGGGTTGAACGAGAAACCGATGTTGAAAGACAAATAGGAATTGTTGAAAATCTTATTTCAAGGAATTATGGTGCTATTGTTATCGCTCCCACCGATTCTAAAAAGCTTGTTCCTATTTGTAAAAAAGCCTTAGAAAAAAATATAGTCGTTGTAAATATTGATAATCCTTTTCATAAGGAAACAATGGATCAATTAAATGTTTCAATACCTTTTGTCGGGCCTGATAATAAAGCGAGTGCTTTTTTAGTTGGAGAATATATAAAGAAAAAACTCGCTGGAAAAGGAAATGTAATTATAATTGAAGGAATTAGAGGCGTTGAAAATGGAGAACTTAGAAAACAAGGATTTATAGAAGGAGTTACACAAAATAGCGATGTAAAAATTATTGCATCAGAAAGTGCAAACTGGCATACAGACGAAGCATTATCTCTCACGGTAAAGCTGCTTAAAGATAACGATTCAGTTGATGCGATTTTCTGCGCTAATGATAGTATGGCTATAGGTGCTTTGCAAGCCGTTGAAATGGGAGACAAAATAGGTAAAATACTTATAGCAGGATATGATAATATCGATGCTGTAAGATACGAAATGCAAAGTAATAGAATACAGACAACAATTGAGCAGCATCCTGAACTTATGGGGCAATACGGTGTTGAACTTGCAAAAAATGCATTAAAAGGTAAAAAAATGCCCGACTATGTCCCAGTTCCTGTTGATTTAATTACTTACGAAACATTTAACAAAACAATTGCTATTTCAATATCAGATATGCAGAATCCTTTTTTTGATTCACTTTATCAAGGCGCTTTAAAATCAGCTAAACTTTTCGGAATGAAGCTTTTATTATTCGATGCAAAAAATATGGATTCCCAGCAGGTAACAGATATTTTAAACGCTTTAAAACAAAATATATCTGCAATAATTATTAATCCTGCTAACAGTGAAACAATATTTCCAGCGATTGAACTTGCTAATACTAAAAATATTCCAGTTATTACGGTTGACAGAAAATCAACTGAAGGGAATATTTTATGCCATATTGCATCAGATAATATTGAAGGCGGAAGAATGGCTGCTAAAGCTATTGCTTCATATTTGAAAGAGCAAGGAAATATAATAGAACTTGAAGGAATACCTGGAACATCCGCTGCCCATGAAAGGGGTATGGGCTTTAATGAAGTTATAAAAACTTATTCAAAAATTAAAATAGTTGCTCGCGAAGTTGCGAATTTTGATAGAAATGAAGCAAAAACAATTATAATGCGGCTTATAAAAAAAGGTATTAAATTTGACGGAGTGTTTGCCCATAATGATAATATGATTCTTGGAGCAATGGAAGCCATCAAAGCTTCAAGCTTAAACGATAACTTGATTTTAATAGGTTTCGATGCTATTGAACCAGCATTGGAAGCATTAAACAAAGGTGAAATAACAGCAACTATCGCTCAAAAGCCAGAACTCATGGGAATGATAGCTGTTCAGAATGCTGCTAAATATCTAAGAGGAGAAAAAATTCCTTTAAATATACCAGTAGGTCTGGCATTAATTGAAAAATAAAGGATTGTTTGATGTTTCGAACTATCAACAGCAAATTTTACGGCATAGCTGGAGTACTGATATTGCTATTTTGTATCAGCTATGCAGAGCTTGCTTTTTTTCTTCATAAACAATCTAAAAGTGCTGGTCAAGGTGAAAAAACTGTATTTTTTGAAAGGGAAATTAGGCTTCTACATGATTTATTTTTTGAATTGCGGTTTTGGGACAGGGCTGTTATTAGGCAAGAATATCCAGACGCTGAAAAAAAATTTGGACTCTTTCTTGAAGAAATACGATCACGCTTAAAATCTTTAATTGATAGGCCATTTGACGAAAGTATAGAAATAAAATTAGAAGACGCTTGGAAGCTTCTTTTAGCTTATGAGGAAGATTTTAACAAAATTGTTCAATTAAAAACAGAACAGCAGTTAAATCTTACAACTTTTAATTCAAATTACAGATCTTTTGTATATTCAATATTTAGAAGCAGTGATAATAATCTTTTTAAGCCTCTTTATAATCTTACCCACTTTCAGATTACTTACTTTGAACATCGGAGGGATTCCGAATATCAAGCTTTAAAGTTAGTTATGGATTCCCTTGAAGTTAAGCTTTCAG
It encodes the following:
- a CDS encoding transporter substrate-binding domain-containing protein, giving the protein MKSLRYLLLLLLIIHLIFLHANAEPTVQSSTAKVSVLTKVILQLNWKYQFEYAGYIAAKEKGFYRDAGIDVELKELETGIYPVTEVLEGRANYGIWSSSLILERLNGKPVVMLTNDHKYSPLVLMTNPSIRSPLQLKGKKIMGTAGEVNMAEIYFMLQRYGLHPDMDVEWVPHSFDVKDLVEGRVDAMTAYITNQPFEMDRIGASYTILDPTNYGINLFGNCLFTSEKEVEKNPELTEKFVAASIRGWQYALAHQDEIIDLILNNYSKRKTQASLKFEAHETEQLMMPDIYMICSIDENRIQGIAQKYINSGLTKSLDLLDGFIYSPEKNQKNTKLSTLPEHYQSSQALDANITQVDMEKKLKEISDIIAKPLYDIDAALIITYIKTYFNYTDFKAFQIYTQNELFYSFWIDDNRVIQVLHKNNFPDNFSKPTKSIASQIQHDGQELGIIIGYFETIQHSSILLTEEEKAFLTSNPKIRVSNEMYWPPFDFTVGGQPQGFSIDLMNMLAKRIGLKIEYVNGYKWNEIENMLKKKQLDVVFHMPYRDEFGLSTSSFYENKTVFIIHKGSPEITNISQLHNKIMALPKSYNMEKYMRDHYPRVNLLMVDNLIDAFSAVSEGKADAAVELYAVASYIIKRYPFQKIKISGDFVEYSQDIQHNLHYLIRNDWPILQQIMNKALKTIAPGELQTLEEKWIVKKKLEESGTQLELTQEEQQYLQNRDPISMCVDPNWMPFEQINENRQHEGMAADFIKIIRERIGTKIQLVPTKNWGESLHFAKNRKCDILSLAQEIPERKEYMNFTEPYIQMPIVIATRFDELFIDDIKKILNKKLAGIKDFSYMKRLKERYPDITIIEVMNVQEGINKVRSGEVFGFIDSMASIGYAMQRSGMMDIKVTGKFDIAWNLSIAVRNDDPLLFSIIQKALSSVSEAEHQNIYNKWISIHVEKDFDYTLLWKIMGVFALLLFGFFYWNRRLSILNRAIQKANTAKSEFLANMSHEIRTPMNAIIGLSDIALSNDMSPKLRDYLKKIYVSAHSLLGIINDILDFSKIEAGKLTMESIAFDLDDIINNLTTLLAVQADEKGLEIMLDVSPDVPRKLVGDPLRLGQILTNLANNSVKFTESGHIIIRVKRIDVDIQDNLLNQITLKFMIIDTGIGMAVEQIGRLFKSFSQADSSITRKYGGTGLGLTISKHLVNMMDGDISVDSEPGKGSTFSFTARFGLAKEFEKKNYVTPEDLKSLRVMVVDDNPIAREILRKILESFSFEVELAASAEEAIAELEKAELEKAYDLILMDWKMPGMDGIQASKLIKSNPKLVKIPAILMVTAHGRDEVKKQTENIGLDGFLNKPAAPSLLFDTIMDVFGYSVIGKALYLKENTEIITGLEYIRGASILLVEDNKINQQIASELLLSKGFHVTIAENGQKAIEQILNGNFFDAVLLDIQMPIMDGYEVSKIIRKDDRFKQLPIIAMTAHAMDEHRQKCFDVGMNDHVSKPISPDALFSTLIKWVVPHEGMDNKLVEKIENQFNEQTEQINFPDRIAGINLEKGLLNIGNNKRLYKKVLQHFHRDYADIYEVIQSSIKKNDLTNLKNIFHTIKGVSGNIGADELYIIAKEIDEQLQLKKDQLKNLDKNLGKFKNALETLFNSIASLREMEIKPDKIKTDSMPDLQQLKLALDELEALLIKAHPKSEEIFDALKSSLEESGFNEQAQSIAEYIENFEYEEAQEVLTDIRNRLK
- a CDS encoding alpha/beta hydrolase, whose protein sequence is MKIFALLLIPYMFYCGSLFFYQRKILFPVHLIPKPPLNLNIGIKYEIIPINIGNLKSEAWYMPVNNNKEKPCPVVIFAHGNAELIDFWPQSLKRFNSMGISVLLVEYPGYGRSKSSPSKKNIDKIFLEAYDIICKRKDVDTSKIILVGRSLGGGAICSLAQKRNSAAIILMSTFANVKLLASKYFVPTVMVRDPFDNLKCVEKYDKPILIMHGKNDEVIPYEHAIILSEASKNGKLITYDCGHNNFPIDENFFWNDVELFIKNIFLR
- a CDS encoding carboxypeptidase regulatory-like domain-containing protein, coding for MFKKFYLLFTLLLVSLFFLNGCKIKGTVTDNGIGVEGVKISLNAVKDDVSIVTVTDDKGEYYFDEVLPGNYEITAEKDGYRFYPKIKQIRVDKKEKSGINFQNLEPLLKAVTILSVPGESKAKTGSELKIIAVGEFNDKSKAVITEHMDWESLDTNLAIIKDYSRIAKLAACSSSGNVTIKATIGKIFSIMPLEIMDNYSHESDKIIPNIITPASYLPYDTGSCIETCIWAILNAKGVNVSLEDINKVGKKHSKGEGLITSEIANVLNYYELDYNYTIWTNLKTSNSSYGKTYENILRDEVLEKLKKGHPVMLSLKYSPDFYPEVHADHYVIVFGYNEVTDEIIYTDMNQVNRSSVKKLYDGSSGYSLINTYKVVFVIEFLEF
- a CDS encoding response regulator; protein product: MDTSLEVLIVDDSNTVRKVLKKIIVEIGFKKIIDCVNGHVAIQELKNNNIGVILSDWNMPKVNGLELLKFVRAHEEYKKIPFIMLTAESLKNNRDQAIKEGVSGFILKPFNKALILNELEKVFSNPLTITPQEDTHKSHIIPIKESIGIAASKKSDLIISSIDAISSMIEGLISSFSKGITPIISEKLQSLKIQMNRLDEVINNLNQSLTNTKKVENNLANENSVIIVEDEITSRALLKIALKKLGFLNIDEVENARIALEVITKKPFDLVISDMHMPEMTGLELLRFMKNDPILQSIPFLLITVDNEPETIINATMSKLDGYIIKPISFEKLKRKLEQMGFTTI
- a CDS encoding substrate-binding domain-containing protein, whose amino-acid sequence is MLKTHFAGKKFLIVLSFVLSIQFLISFQIANAGNEKKIALVMKALSNPFFSKMEEGAKLYAKQNNIPLEVFGVERETDVERQIGIVENLISRNYGAIVIAPTDSKKLVPICKKALEKNIVVVNIDNPFHKETMDQLNVSIPFVGPDNKASAFLVGEYIKKKLAGKGNVIIIEGIRGVENGELRKQGFIEGVTQNSDVKIIASESANWHTDEALSLTVKLLKDNDSVDAIFCANDSMAIGALQAVEMGDKIGKILIAGYDNIDAVRYEMQSNRIQTTIEQHPELMGQYGVELAKNALKGKKMPDYVPVPVDLITYETFNKTIAISISDMQNPFFDSLYQGALKSAKLFGMKLLLFDAKNMDSQQVTDILNALKQNISAIIINPANSETIFPAIELANTKNIPVITVDRKSTEGNILCHIASDNIEGGRMAAKAIASYLKEQGNIIELEGIPGTSAAHERGMGFNEVIKTYSKIKIVAREVANFDRNEAKTIIMRLIKKGIKFDGVFAHNDNMILGAMEAIKASSLNDNLILIGFDAIEPALEALNKGEITATIAQKPELMGMIAVQNAAKYLRGEKIPLNIPVGLALIEK